One segment of Pyrococcus sp. ST04 DNA contains the following:
- the glp gene encoding gephyrin-like molybdotransferase Glp, translated as MEFKRLTPYKDALSMVINDIQEVGEEKIKLEDAAGRVLAEDIVASFDLPPFDRSAVDGYAIRAEDTFQAREYSPIELEVIEEVPAGASPSMEITPGKAIKVLTGAKIPKGANAVIMQEMVKRENNKIYVLRPVAPGQNIAFAGEDVKKGEIVLKKGSILRAQDLAMLKALGIRKVSVKKRPRVGIIITGSELVDEPDEEAFRSGKIVETNSIMLINLVERYFGEPIFYGVTPDEEEEIREKIERAKEECDLVLVTGGSAFGDKDYAHKFVNLLFHGTTIKPGRPIGYGERVFIMSGYPVAVFVQFHLFVKHALAKMVGAKNYEIKVKAIIEEDVPSQLGRYEFIKVYYEEGRAKVVKKKGSGIISSLVRSNGYLTIPEDSEGHRRGEEVWITLY; from the coding sequence GTGGAATTCAAAAGGCTTACCCCCTATAAGGATGCCCTCTCGATGGTAATTAACGATATTCAAGAGGTCGGAGAGGAGAAAATAAAGTTAGAAGACGCTGCTGGAAGGGTATTGGCCGAGGATATAGTTGCAAGTTTTGATTTACCCCCATTTGACAGATCTGCAGTTGACGGATATGCCATTAGAGCTGAAGATACGTTCCAAGCAAGAGAATACAGCCCAATAGAATTAGAGGTAATTGAAGAAGTACCAGCAGGAGCTTCTCCCTCAATGGAGATCACTCCAGGGAAAGCTATAAAAGTTCTAACAGGGGCAAAAATTCCAAAGGGGGCAAATGCAGTTATAATGCAAGAAATGGTAAAAAGAGAAAATAACAAGATCTATGTTTTAAGACCAGTAGCGCCAGGACAGAATATTGCATTTGCTGGGGAAGATGTCAAGAAAGGGGAAATTGTTCTCAAAAAAGGATCAATTTTAAGAGCCCAAGATCTTGCCATGTTAAAAGCTCTCGGCATAAGAAAAGTGAGTGTCAAAAAAAGGCCTAGGGTTGGAATAATAATCACGGGAAGTGAGCTTGTTGATGAACCAGATGAAGAAGCTTTTAGATCAGGAAAGATCGTTGAAACAAACTCAATAATGCTCATAAATCTTGTAGAGAGATATTTTGGAGAACCCATCTTCTACGGTGTCACCCCCGATGAAGAGGAAGAGATTAGAGAAAAAATTGAAAGGGCTAAAGAAGAGTGCGATCTAGTTCTAGTAACAGGCGGTTCAGCATTTGGGGACAAGGACTATGCCCACAAATTCGTAAATCTACTCTTTCACGGAACAACAATCAAGCCAGGAAGACCAATTGGATATGGTGAGAGAGTTTTTATTATGAGTGGCTATCCAGTTGCTGTCTTTGTGCAATTCCATCTCTTTGTAAAACACGCCCTAGCAAAAATGGTAGGGGCCAAGAACTATGAGATAAAGGTGAAAGCGATTATTGAAGAGGATGTCCCAAGTCAGCTTGGACGGTATGAATTCATAAAGGTTTACTACGAGGAGGGTAGAGCAAAGGTTGTCAAAAAGAAGGGTAGCGGGATAATAAGTTCTTTAGTTAGGAGCAATGGATATTTAACAATTCCAGAAGACAGTGAAGGTCATAGGAGAGGTGAGGAAGTTTGGATTACTCTATACTGA
- a CDS encoding metal ABC transporter permease produces the protein MIEEYLFRAILASLMVGTLLGLLSPLINVKGIAFLTHATFHALLFGAVLGMIIGLVLGDLSLIFWISLLVAILITIIIAELELRGYSSDTAVGTIAGIVAGLTVLGFGILYKVMASRPYFGLSESIVTYLTGEIFLITIKDLWTLVIGGVLAFALMLLFYRDFIYLSFDPEGLESHGGNVRLYLMILYFLVGAIGGLIVKTVGLITLQVLAVLPGAIALTLSKNVRELIAWSLAITLSTQIISVILGYGLGVPPSGLATIFLGTAYGALALRRKLL, from the coding sequence ATGATCGAGGAGTACCTTTTTAGGGCGATACTTGCTAGTCTAATGGTTGGAACCCTATTAGGCTTACTGAGCCCATTAATAAACGTTAAAGGGATAGCATTCTTGACCCATGCAACGTTTCACGCGCTCTTATTTGGTGCCGTTCTTGGGATGATAATTGGGTTAGTTCTTGGGGATCTCTCTCTAATCTTCTGGATTTCACTCCTTGTAGCAATTTTAATAACGATTATAATTGCTGAACTTGAACTTAGAGGATATTCATCGGATACTGCGGTTGGAACTATTGCTGGCATAGTGGCTGGATTGACTGTTTTGGGATTTGGAATACTGTACAAGGTTATGGCATCCAGGCCTTACTTTGGGCTCTCAGAGAGCATAGTAACGTATCTGACTGGTGAGATATTCCTAATAACGATTAAGGATCTCTGGACTCTCGTTATAGGTGGAGTTCTTGCATTTGCACTAATGCTACTATTCTACAGAGATTTCATATACCTGAGCTTCGATCCTGAAGGTCTTGAAAGCCACGGTGGAAATGTGAGGTTATACCTTATGATTCTGTACTTCCTAGTAGGAGCAATTGGTGGATTGATCGTTAAGACAGTTGGGCTGATAACATTGCAAGTTCTCGCTGTTCTCCCGGGAGCAATAGCTTTGACTCTCTCCAAAAATGTGAGAGAATTAATAGCATGGAGCCTTGCGATAACGTTATCAACTCAGATAATTTCAGTTATTCTGGGGTATGGCTTGGGCGTGCCTCCTAGCGGGCTTGCTACGATATTTCTAGGAACGGCTTATGGAGCATTGGCTTTAAGGAGGAAACTACTATGA
- a CDS encoding metal ABC transporter ATP-binding protein: protein MSGEEVIVAESLTIMYDGYEAVKDLTFRLNRGETLLLLGPNGAGKTTLLKVLAGFHTEYRGKILVFGKPPVEVRDRVAYVPQTFSLNSRVPLTVLDVVSMGGIYKSGLLHFNIPREVIERALEILDFLGLKNLANKPFRELSGGQKQRVIIARALMSNPELLLLDEPLSALDPKARIDATSALSKIKEEMGITMVITTHDVNPLIEIGDKVMLIDKRLVAFGTPEEVLRDEIIGSVYGPASRTVKVGERLYCIIGDVHLRVR from the coding sequence ATGAGCGGAGAAGAGGTAATAGTTGCAGAGAGTCTTACGATTATGTACGATGGGTATGAGGCAGTTAAAGACCTAACGTTTAGATTAAATAGAGGAGAAACTCTTCTTTTGCTTGGTCCTAATGGCGCGGGTAAGACTACTCTGCTTAAAGTCTTAGCAGGTTTTCACACTGAATACAGAGGGAAAATACTTGTCTTTGGAAAGCCCCCTGTTGAGGTTAGGGATAGAGTGGCGTATGTCCCTCAAACCTTTAGCTTAAATTCAAGGGTCCCGCTGACTGTTCTTGACGTAGTTTCAATGGGTGGAATCTACAAAAGTGGGCTTCTTCACTTCAATATTCCTAGGGAGGTAATAGAGAGGGCCCTCGAGATATTAGACTTCTTAGGATTAAAAAATCTAGCAAATAAACCGTTTAGAGAGCTAAGTGGTGGACAAAAGCAGAGGGTTATCATTGCAAGAGCCTTAATGTCAAACCCAGAACTTCTCCTACTTGATGAACCCCTCTCAGCCCTAGATCCAAAAGCGAGAATAGATGCTACCTCTGCTCTCTCAAAGATAAAGGAGGAAATGGGAATAACAATGGTAATCACGACTCATGACGTTAATCCTTTAATAGAAATAGGGGACAAGGTTATGCTCATAGATAAGAGGCTAGTCGCTTTTGGAACTCCTGAGGAAGTGTTAAGGGATGAGATAATTGGTAGTGTCTACGGTCCCGCTTCAAGAACCGTGAAAGTCGGTGAGAGGTTGTACTGTATAATAGGAGACGTTCACTTGAGGGTGAGGTGA
- the glyA gene encoding serine hydroxymethyltransferase, with translation MSYREYRDKVLNFIEEHEKWRSHTINLIASENITSPSVNRAVASGFMHKYAEGWPRQRYYQGCKYVDEVELIGVELFTKLFKSDFADLRPISGTNANQAVFFGLGNPGDKVIVLHTSHGGHISHMPFGAAGMRGLEVHTWPFDNEAFNIDVDKAEKMIRELEPKIVMFGGSLFPFPHPVKELAPVAKEVGAFVVYDAAHVLGLIAGGEFQDPLREGADIMTASTHKTFPGPQGGVILYNRFADNDTIAKLQWAIFPGVLSNHHLHHMAGKVITAAEMLEYGEAYAKQIVKNAKALAEALAEEGFKVIGEDQGYTKSHQVIVDVSDLHPAGGGWAAPLLEEAGIILNKNLLPWDPLEKVNEPSGLRIGVQEMTRVGMMEDEMKEIAHFMKRVLLDKEDPKKVRKDVYYFRLEYQKVYYSFDYGLPMKE, from the coding sequence ATGAGCTACAGAGAGTACAGGGATAAGGTTCTCAACTTTATTGAGGAACATGAAAAATGGAGGAGCCACACAATAAACCTCATTGCGAGTGAAAACATAACCTCCCCAAGTGTTAATAGGGCTGTTGCCTCTGGATTTATGCACAAGTATGCAGAAGGGTGGCCAAGGCAGAGGTACTATCAGGGATGTAAGTATGTTGATGAGGTTGAGCTAATAGGTGTTGAATTATTTACAAAGCTCTTTAAGAGTGATTTTGCCGACCTTAGGCCAATTTCTGGAACCAACGCTAACCAAGCAGTGTTCTTTGGTTTAGGTAACCCCGGAGACAAGGTTATAGTCCTACATACCAGCCATGGAGGTCATATCAGCCATATGCCTTTTGGAGCCGCTGGAATGAGAGGACTTGAAGTTCATACATGGCCATTTGACAATGAAGCATTCAACATAGACGTAGACAAGGCTGAGAAGATGATAAGAGAGCTAGAGCCAAAGATAGTCATGTTTGGAGGATCACTCTTCCCATTCCCCCACCCAGTAAAAGAGCTTGCCCCCGTAGCTAAGGAAGTTGGAGCATTTGTTGTCTATGATGCCGCTCACGTCCTAGGTTTAATAGCCGGAGGAGAGTTCCAGGATCCACTCAGAGAAGGAGCCGACATAATGACTGCATCAACTCACAAGACGTTCCCAGGTCCCCAAGGAGGAGTCATCCTCTACAATAGGTTTGCAGACAATGATACAATAGCTAAGCTTCAGTGGGCCATCTTCCCAGGAGTCCTGAGCAACCACCACCTCCACCACATGGCTGGAAAAGTGATAACGGCTGCAGAAATGCTCGAATATGGAGAAGCATACGCAAAGCAGATAGTTAAGAATGCGAAAGCACTAGCTGAAGCCTTAGCGGAAGAAGGATTCAAGGTAATCGGAGAGGATCAAGGATATACAAAGAGCCACCAAGTCATAGTTGACGTAAGTGACCTCCACCCAGCTGGAGGAGGATGGGCAGCACCACTGCTAGAAGAAGCAGGGATAATCCTCAACAAGAACCTCCTCCCATGGGATCCACTTGAGAAAGTCAATGAGCCCAGTGGACTTAGGATTGGAGTTCAAGAAATGACCAGAGTAGGAATGATGGAGGACGAGATGAAAGAAATCGCACACTTCATGAAGAGAGTCCTTCTTGACAAAGAGGATCCAAAGAAAGTCAGGAAAGACGTTTACTACTTCAGGCTTGAATACCAGAAAGTTTACTACTCATTTGACTATGGCCTGCCAATGAAGGAGTGA
- a CDS encoding COG2426 family protein, which translates to MGLEEVLILSLIPTFEGRYAVIYGLGRGYPVLETITASILGVLILALTLPPVLPFIDKIMLKLEKATLFKRLAETYLRYVERVRAKAKPYVEKWGFLGLIIFVAIPLPGTGVWTGALAAYILGIEKRVTIPALIIGGIISIIITALPTLGILKI; encoded by the coding sequence ATGGGGCTTGAAGAAGTACTAATACTCTCCCTTATCCCAACATTCGAGGGTAGATACGCAGTAATTTATGGGCTCGGTAGAGGATATCCGGTATTAGAGACAATAACTGCATCTATACTTGGCGTTTTAATACTCGCATTAACTTTGCCACCAGTATTGCCTTTTATAGATAAGATAATGCTCAAACTAGAAAAGGCAACATTGTTTAAGAGATTAGCCGAGACTTACTTAAGGTATGTTGAGAGAGTAAGGGCAAAAGCAAAACCATACGTTGAAAAATGGGGATTCTTGGGCCTAATAATATTCGTTGCGATACCGCTTCCAGGAACTGGCGTGTGGACAGGAGCTCTAGCTGCATATATACTTGGAATTGAAAAGAGGGTCACAATCCCAGCACTAATAATTGGAGGGATCATAAGTATTATAATAACGGCCCTTCCAACGCTGGGAATTTTAAAAATTTAA
- the rnhB gene encoding ribonuclease HII — MKVGGIDEAGRGPAIGPLVIVAVVVDESKLSSLKNIGVKDSKQLTPEQRRRMFSEIVSLLEDYVVIKVPPSEIDNRSGTMNELEVEKFAEALNSLKVKPEVIYADAADVKAERFAREIGARLSYNASIIAEHKADAKYEVVSAASILAKVIRDEEIEKLKEEYGDFGSGYPSDPRTKKWLEEWFKKHKSFPPIVRRSWETVKKIEEKYKAQQLTLDSFFKKS; from the coding sequence ATGAAGGTTGGAGGCATTGATGAAGCTGGGAGAGGGCCCGCTATTGGACCTTTGGTTATTGTTGCTGTCGTCGTTGATGAATCTAAGTTGTCTAGTTTGAAAAATATTGGGGTTAAGGACTCCAAGCAGCTGACGCCTGAGCAGAGGAGAAGAATGTTCTCGGAAATTGTTTCCCTATTGGAGGACTACGTGGTCATTAAGGTTCCTCCTAGTGAAATAGATAATAGATCTGGGACAATGAATGAACTTGAAGTTGAAAAATTTGCCGAGGCTTTGAACTCTTTAAAGGTTAAGCCTGAAGTAATTTATGCCGATGCCGCGGATGTTAAAGCTGAGAGGTTTGCAAGAGAGATAGGGGCTAGACTGTCTTATAATGCGAGCATTATAGCTGAACACAAGGCAGACGCAAAATATGAAGTTGTTTCTGCAGCCTCCATCCTTGCCAAAGTCATTAGGGACGAGGAAATAGAGAAATTAAAAGAAGAATATGGTGATTTTGGCTCTGGATACCCAAGTGACCCAAGAACGAAAAAATGGCTTGAAGAATGGTTTAAAAAACACAAAAGTTTTCCCCCAATAGTTAGGAGAAGCTGGGAGACTGTAAAGAAAATTGAAGAAAAGTATAAAGCTCAACAATTAACGCTTGATAGCTTCTTTAAGAAATCTTAG
- a CDS encoding ABC transporter substrate-binding protein, whose translation MKKVSIIVFFVALIVFISGCLGTTTKTVTTTLPPKTVTVTKTTEIGSSEAQTMTKTITETVTKTMAPTHYPLTIIDSMGRKVTIEKEPRRIVSLAPSITETLYFIGALDKVIGVTKFDDFPPGVQKGRTIIGEFSGPNIEVIASLKPDLIIGTSMHIKYLDKLQEIAPVIIVDPKNIDEIYEWIIKLGKVVNREEEAEGVVNYMKAIVSSVEARVGNSTRPKVFFLLSYWNGYWTGGKGTFIDSLISLAGGENIFHDVEGWKAVSAEEIVARNPDVIIISYHAGVKPGDLCNTPLAKTNAFKNGRVYVVSDDNLISRPGPRIVLGLEEIAYFIHPEAFNYAYQPKACSVSSS comes from the coding sequence ATGAAAAAGGTCTCAATTATAGTGTTCTTCGTTGCCCTGATCGTGTTTATTAGTGGTTGTTTGGGAACTACAACAAAGACAGTCACAACGACGCTTCCGCCAAAAACAGTCACTGTAACAAAAACTACAGAAATAGGTTCTTCAGAGGCTCAAACAATGACTAAAACAATTACAGAGACCGTAACGAAAACCATGGCGCCGACTCACTATCCTCTTACAATAATCGACTCTATGGGGAGGAAAGTTACAATTGAAAAGGAGCCTAGAAGAATAGTTTCGTTGGCCCCTTCCATTACTGAGACCCTCTATTTTATAGGAGCTCTTGATAAGGTTATAGGCGTAACGAAGTTCGATGACTTTCCTCCAGGAGTTCAAAAAGGGAGGACAATTATTGGAGAATTTTCAGGCCCAAACATTGAAGTCATAGCATCTCTCAAGCCTGACCTCATTATCGGAACAAGCATGCACATTAAATACCTAGACAAACTCCAGGAAATTGCTCCTGTTATAATAGTTGATCCCAAGAATATTGACGAGATCTATGAATGGATAATAAAGCTTGGCAAAGTCGTCAATAGAGAAGAAGAAGCTGAGGGCGTTGTTAATTACATGAAAGCCATTGTCTCCAGTGTTGAAGCTAGAGTTGGAAACTCTACCAGACCAAAGGTGTTCTTCCTTCTCAGTTATTGGAATGGTTACTGGACGGGCGGAAAAGGAACTTTCATCGATAGCTTAATAAGCCTGGCTGGTGGGGAAAATATATTCCACGATGTCGAGGGATGGAAGGCTGTGAGTGCGGAGGAAATAGTTGCGAGGAATCCTGACGTTATAATAATCTCCTACCATGCAGGGGTCAAGCCTGGGGATCTCTGCAATACCCCGCTCGCAAAGACAAATGCATTCAAGAATGGTAGGGTGTACGTGGTTAGTGATGATAATCTGATTTCTAGACCCGGCCCAAGGATAGTTCTAGGTCTCGAGGAGATAGCGTATTTCATCCATCCAGAGGCGTTTAACTACGCTTACCAGCCAAAGGCTTGTTCTGTTTCTTCTTCCTGA
- a CDS encoding 2-oxoacid:ferredoxin oxidoreductase subunit beta, giving the protein MRLVSAYEIRDKYLRKDMLPTIFCPGCGIGSVLQFTLRAIDELGLDPDKIVWVSGIGCSSRVPGFVNFDGLHTTHGRALAFATGIKLANPELKIIAFMGDGDAAAIGGNHFIHAIRRNLDVTVILINNFTYGMTGGQVAPTTPKGLRGTTAPYGQFENPFDIAQLAVAAGANYVARWTVFNYIQGINSIKKALSKEGFTLVEFLSPCPISFGRRNRMKTAPELIRWYQQITVPLAKAKKMKPEELEGKIVIGEFVDRDRPGLVREYMEYIKRAKKMMGWEE; this is encoded by the coding sequence GTGAGACTCGTCTCTGCATATGAAATAAGGGATAAATATCTCAGAAAGGACATGCTCCCTACAATATTCTGCCCTGGATGTGGAATTGGTAGCGTTCTACAGTTCACGCTGAGGGCGATAGATGAGCTTGGACTAGATCCTGATAAGATTGTGTGGGTAAGTGGGATTGGTTGTTCTTCGAGAGTTCCTGGATTCGTTAATTTTGATGGCCTCCACACAACCCACGGTAGAGCATTAGCGTTTGCTACTGGAATAAAGCTCGCGAATCCCGAGTTAAAAATTATAGCCTTCATGGGAGATGGAGATGCTGCAGCAATTGGAGGCAATCATTTCATTCACGCAATTAGAAGGAATCTTGATGTTACAGTCATTCTAATCAATAACTTCACCTACGGAATGACAGGTGGCCAAGTTGCCCCTACAACTCCAAAGGGGCTTAGGGGGACAACGGCTCCTTATGGTCAGTTTGAGAATCCCTTTGATATAGCACAACTAGCCGTTGCGGCCGGTGCTAACTATGTTGCCCGGTGGACAGTATTTAACTACATTCAAGGAATAAACAGCATAAAGAAAGCTTTAAGCAAGGAGGGCTTTACGCTAGTTGAGTTCTTGTCACCTTGTCCTATAAGCTTTGGAAGAAGGAACAGAATGAAGACTGCTCCAGAACTCATAAGATGGTACCAACAGATAACCGTGCCTCTAGCGAAAGCCAAAAAGATGAAGCCTGAAGAGCTTGAAGGAAAGATCGTTATAGGGGAATTCGTTGATAGAGACAGACCAGGTCTGGTAAGGGAGTACATGGAGTACATAAAGAGAGCAAAGAAAATGATGGGGTGGGAAGAATGA
- a CDS encoding phosphatase PAP2 family protein, protein MRKRLVILTLILIIIGTLEWIGAFKEVNIKINNLIPKGGTIALLITTLGDFIVVFLMITAAIAVQLKKEKLPLEEIIRPYLSLILTTLSVGVLKIIFGVPRPGVTEISDRIKDVKLLAFPSGHTARTSGFARYLMERFPKYKIIWVLLPLSVGISRLLLHVHWFSDVLFGFFYGPWIAEVVKTTQDIWARPIRRLEKWGLKKY, encoded by the coding sequence GTGAGAAAAAGACTAGTTATACTAACGCTCATTCTCATTATAATCGGCACTCTCGAATGGATAGGTGCTTTTAAGGAAGTAAATATTAAAATAAACAATCTCATACCAAAGGGAGGGACAATAGCACTCCTAATAACCACTTTAGGAGACTTTATAGTTGTATTTTTGATGATTACAGCTGCAATTGCAGTCCAGCTGAAGAAGGAGAAGTTACCCTTGGAAGAAATTATAAGACCATACCTTTCATTAATACTTACAACCCTGAGCGTCGGCGTGCTTAAGATAATATTCGGAGTACCAAGACCTGGGGTTACAGAGATAAGTGACAGGATAAAAGATGTAAAGTTACTAGCATTTCCTTCTGGCCATACAGCTAGAACTTCTGGATTTGCAAGGTATCTAATGGAGAGATTTCCAAAATATAAAATAATTTGGGTGCTTCTACCCCTCTCAGTAGGAATCAGTAGGCTACTACTCCATGTTCACTGGTTTAGTGATGTCCTCTTTGGATTTTTCTATGGACCCTGGATAGCTGAAGTCGTAAAGACAACTCAAGATATATGGGCACGACCAATAAGGAGGCTTGAAAAATGGGGCTTGAAGAAGTACTAA
- a CDS encoding ASCH domain-containing protein yields the protein MLVDNKYKKKIMSGKKVTTIRYGSYEAKPGSEVYLVITPSDTAIAKVRITKIEKKKVRELTNEDAKLDGFSDVRELMRELNKIYGELYGDDEVTIIGFEVVKTFESGIPLKWLKGLNYKEPEEIVELFFKNKEKLNIAKDTEFILQRVREEGLGKAVRTFGPKKVQQALLKVYHALYDAGLI from the coding sequence ATGCTCGTTGATAATAAGTACAAGAAGAAAATAATGAGCGGGAAAAAAGTGACAACGATAAGATATGGAAGTTATGAAGCAAAGCCAGGAAGTGAGGTTTACCTAGTAATAACACCAAGCGACACGGCCATAGCAAAGGTTAGGATAACTAAGATTGAAAAAAAGAAAGTCAGAGAACTAACTAATGAAGATGCAAAGCTTGACGGTTTTTCTGATGTTAGAGAACTCATGAGAGAGCTGAACAAAATATATGGCGAGCTCTATGGAGATGATGAGGTGACAATAATAGGATTTGAAGTCGTGAAAACTTTTGAATCAGGGATACCACTAAAGTGGCTTAAAGGCCTAAACTATAAGGAACCAGAGGAAATAGTCGAATTATTCTTTAAAAACAAAGAAAAGCTTAACATTGCAAAAGATACTGAATTCATTCTCCAAAGGGTTAGAGAAGAAGGGCTAGGAAAAGCCGTCAGGACATTTGGTCCAAAGAAAGTTCAGCAAGCTCTTCTCAAGGTATACCATGCTTTATATGACGCTGGATTAATTTGA
- a CDS encoding TIGR02253 family HAD-type hydrolase: MIKVIFFDLDDTLADTSRLAEMARRNAIENMIRHGMPVDFDTAYKELLELIKEYGSNFPHHFDYLLRRLDLPYNPKWVAAGVIAYHNTKFAYLREVPGVKRTLIKLRELGYRLGIITDGNPIKQWEKILRLEIDDFFEHVIISDFEGVKKPHPKIFRKALKAFNIRADEALMVGDRLYSDIYGAKQVGMKTVWFRYGKRAEAELEYKEYADYTIDKFPDLLEVLKSENGSDKEVHAR, encoded by the coding sequence ATGATTAAGGTCATATTCTTTGACCTTGACGATACGCTCGCCGATACTAGTAGATTGGCAGAGATGGCAAGAAGGAATGCAATCGAGAATATGATTAGGCATGGAATGCCCGTTGACTTTGATACTGCATACAAAGAGCTTTTAGAGCTCATAAAAGAGTATGGGAGTAATTTCCCCCATCACTTTGACTACCTTCTAAGAAGATTAGATCTTCCCTATAATCCTAAATGGGTAGCTGCTGGAGTAATAGCCTATCACAATACAAAATTCGCATACCTAAGAGAGGTTCCAGGAGTAAAAAGAACCTTAATAAAGCTTAGAGAGCTTGGATACCGGCTTGGAATAATTACAGACGGAAATCCAATAAAGCAGTGGGAGAAAATACTACGCCTAGAGATAGACGACTTCTTTGAGCACGTCATAATATCGGACTTTGAGGGAGTTAAGAAGCCTCACCCAAAAATATTCAGAAAAGCCCTAAAAGCATTCAACATTAGGGCTGATGAGGCCCTAATGGTCGGAGACAGGCTTTATTCAGACATATACGGAGCAAAACAGGTAGGAATGAAAACAGTCTGGTTTAGATATGGGAAAAGAGCTGAAGCTGAATTAGAATACAAGGAGTATGCAGACTATACAATTGATAAATTCCCAGACCTTCTGGAGGTGCTAAAAAGTGAAAACGGTTCAGATAAGGAAGTTCATGCTCGTTGA
- a CDS encoding 2-oxoacid:ferredoxin oxidoreductase subunit gamma: protein MRKEVLIGGFGGQGVILASVILGRAAAVYEGLYAVQTQVYGPESRGGASRAEVVISDEPIDYPKAINPDYAILLSQQAYDKYLPLVKEGGLVLIESDLVPHRKYELEKSREVYAYPLTRIAEETTGLSLTMNILTLGLFVGLSGIVKKESLEKAVLDAVPKGTEQINLKALHKGFELAEK, encoded by the coding sequence ATGAGGAAAGAGGTTTTGATTGGCGGCTTTGGTGGACAGGGAGTTATCTTAGCGAGCGTAATCCTTGGGAGAGCAGCCGCAGTATATGAGGGATTATATGCGGTTCAAACTCAAGTTTATGGGCCTGAATCGAGGGGAGGAGCAAGTAGGGCAGAGGTTGTTATCAGTGACGAACCAATAGATTATCCAAAGGCGATAAATCCCGACTATGCAATACTTCTAAGCCAGCAAGCTTATGACAAATACCTGCCATTAGTTAAAGAGGGAGGATTGGTATTAATAGAGAGCGACTTAGTACCTCATAGGAAGTATGAGCTTGAGAAGAGCAGAGAAGTCTATGCGTATCCTCTAACTAGGATAGCTGAAGAGACTACAGGCTTAAGTTTGACGATGAATATCCTAACTTTAGGTCTTTTTGTTGGCCTTAGTGGTATAGTTAAAAAAGAAAGCCTTGAAAAGGCAGTTCTTGATGCCGTTCCAAAGGGAACAGAGCAAATAAATCTTAAGGCCCTTCACAAAGGATTCGAACTAGCTGAAAAGTGA